One window from the genome of Chaetodon trifascialis isolate fChaTrf1 chromosome 20, fChaTrf1.hap1, whole genome shotgun sequence encodes:
- the LOC139349147 gene encoding SOSS complex subunit C-like isoform X4 — protein sequence MQNQSMNTPGASISLSRPSLKEFRDNLEQQHIAAQQKAALQHAHAHSSGFFITQDSSFGNLILPVLPRLEPES from the exons aTGCAGAATCAGTCCATGAACACACCTGGAGCCAG CATCTCGCTGTCCAGGCCAAGCCTGAAGGAGTTCAGGGACAACTTAGAGCAGCAGCACATCGCTGCCCAGCAGAAGGCTGCcctgcag catgcacacgcacactcatCAGGCTTCTTCATCACTCAGGACTCCTCGTTCGGGAACCTCATCCTCCCCGTCCTTCCACGCCTGGAGCCTGAGTCGTGA
- the LOC139349147 gene encoding SOSS complex subunit C-like isoform X2, producing MAANPPGQAFPNKTRVAILAELEKERRRLMQNQSMNTPGASISLSRPSLKEFRDNLEQQHIAAQQKAALQHAHAHSSGFFITQDSSFGNLILPVLPRLEPES from the exons ATGGCTGCTAATCCTCCAGGACAAG CCTTCCCAAACAAGACGCGAGTGGCAATCCTggcagagctggagaaggagaggaggaggctaaTGCAGAATCAGTCCATGAACACACCTGGAGCCAG CATCTCGCTGTCCAGGCCAAGCCTGAAGGAGTTCAGGGACAACTTAGAGCAGCAGCACATCGCTGCCCAGCAGAAGGCTGCcctgcag catgcacacgcacactcatCAGGCTTCTTCATCACTCAGGACTCCTCGTTCGGGAACCTCATCCTCCCCGTCCTTCCACGCCTGGAGCCTGAGTCGTGA
- the LOC139349147 gene encoding SOSS complex subunit C-like isoform X1, producing MLSFFNLSSVTFVSMQLNKTIPFPNKTRVAILAELEKERRRLMQNQSMNTPGASISLSRPSLKEFRDNLEQQHIAAQQKAALQHAHAHSSGFFITQDSSFGNLILPVLPRLEPES from the exons ATGTTATCCTTTTTTAACCTCTCTAGTGTAACCTTTGTATCTATGCAACTCAACAAGACGATAC CCTTCCCAAACAAGACGCGAGTGGCAATCCTggcagagctggagaaggagaggaggaggctaaTGCAGAATCAGTCCATGAACACACCTGGAGCCAG CATCTCGCTGTCCAGGCCAAGCCTGAAGGAGTTCAGGGACAACTTAGAGCAGCAGCACATCGCTGCCCAGCAGAAGGCTGCcctgcag catgcacacgcacactcatCAGGCTTCTTCATCACTCAGGACTCCTCGTTCGGGAACCTCATCCTCCCCGTCCTTCCACGCCTGGAGCCTGAGTCGTGA
- the LOC139349167 gene encoding sorting nexin-18-like: MALKARVLYDFHSENPGEISITENELVTLFTEEELEGWLEGENSRGEAGLFPASYVEIIRDHITSNTNNNGFSSPIKTKAQTPTHTSYTSPDAQSQRGLGAGSGGNAGGSFHTSQGSDDDWDDDWDDSSPASDMPQGLGSTPPLYPVTSSLPARRESSQQHQHQAKSSATVGRNLNRFSTFVKSGGEAFLLGEASAFVKDGDRICVVMGKHGPEWQEDPYPFTCTIDDPTKQTKFKGMKSYMSYGLTPTHTNVQVNRRYKHFDWLYARLVERFPVISVPHLPEKQATGRFEEDFISKRRKGLIWWMNHMTSHPVLARCDVFQHFLTCGADEKAWKQGKRKAERDELVGANFFLTISTPAVPLDLQEVESKIEGFKTFTKRMDENSVVVNTTINEFARKQAAGFKKEYQKVGQSFKLLAQAFELDQQAYSAGLNKAIADTGEAYEAIGEYFAEQPRQDLDPISDLLDLYRGHLANFPDIIHVQKGALTKVKDCPKQEGDLHDRCNIISCATLAEIQHFHRTRVRDFRSQMQHHLRQQIGFFQKITAKLEDVLQRYDDDQ, translated from the exons ATGGCGTTAAAGGCCAGAGTGCTGTATGACTTCCACTCTGAAAACCCAGGAGAGATCTCCATAACAGAGAACGAGCTGGTGACTCTGTTCactgaggaggagctggagggctGGCTGGAGGGGGAGAACAGCAGGGGGGAGGCTGGCCTCTTCCCTGCCTCCTATGTGGAGATCATCAGGGACCACATCACCTCCAACACCAACAACAATGGCTTCTCCTCACCCATTAAAACCAAAGCCCAGACGCCCACCCACACCTCCTACACATCGCCGGACGCCCAGTCTCAGAGAGGACTCGGGGCCGGTAGCGGTGGCAACGCCGGAGgcagcttccacaccagccaGGGCAGTGATGACGACTGGGACGACGACTGGGACGACAGCTCACCTGCGAGCGACATGCCTCAGGGCCTCGGCAGCACGCCCCCCCTGTACCCGGTGACCTCCTCCCTCCCGGCGCGGCGTGAGAGctcccagcagcaccagcatcaGGCCAAGAGCTCTGCAACAGTGGGAAGGAACCTCAACAGGTTCTCCACCTTCGTCAAATCCGGAGGGGAGGCCTTCCTGCTCGGGGAGGCATCTGCTTTTGTGAAGGACGGGGACAGGATCTGCGTGGTGATGGGGAAGCATGGGCCAGAGTGGCAGGAGGACCCTTACCCATTCACATGCACCATCGACGACCCCACCAAGCAGACCAAGTTCAAAGGCATGAAGAGCTACATGTCCTACGGCCTGACCCCAACGCACACAAATGTACAAGTCAACCGCAG GTATAAACACTTCGACTGGCTGTACGCTCGGCTTGTGGAGCGTTTCCCAGTCATCTCGGTGCCCCACCTGCCAGAGAAGCAGGCCACCGGCCGCTTCGAGGAGGACTTCATCTCCAAGCGGAGGAAGGGGCTGATCTGGTGGATGAACCACATGACCAGCCACCCCGTGTTGGCACGCTGTGACGTTTTCCAGCACTTTCTGACATGCGGGGCGGATGAGAAGGCCTGGAAACAGGGcaagaggaaggcagagagggatGAGCTGGTCGGAGCCAATTTCTTCCTCACAATCAG CACGCCCGCTGTCCCGCTGGACCTCCAGGAAGTGGAGAGCAAGATTGAAGGCTTCAAGACCTTCACCAAGAGGATGGACGAGAACAGCGTGGTCGTCAACACCACCATCAACGAGTTCGCTCGCAAACAGGCGGCAGGGTTCAAAAAGGAATACCAGAAAGTCGGACAATCCTTCAAACTCCTGGCGCAGGCGTTCGAGCTGGACCAGCAGGCCTACTCGGCGGGCCTGAACAAAGCCATCGCCGACACTGGCGAGGCCTACGAGGCGATAGGAGAGTACTTTGCTGAGCAGCCACGCCAAGACTTGGATCCAATTTCTGACCTGCTGGACCTCTACAGAGGACACCTGGCCAATTTTCCTGACATCATCCATGTGCAGAAAG GTGCGCTGACCAAGGTGAAAGACTGTCCAAAGCAGGAAGGTGACCTCCACGACCGCTGCAACATCATTTCCTGCGCCACGCTGGCAGAGATCCAGCACTTCCACCGCACACGTGTACGGGACTTCCGCTCGCAGATGCAGCACCACCTGCGTCAGCAGATTGGCTTCTTCCAGAAAATCACGGCTAAGCTGGAGGACGTGCTTCAGAGATATGACGATGACCAGTAG
- the LOC139349147 gene encoding SOSS complex subunit C-like isoform X3 produces the protein MQLNKTIPFPNKTRVAILAELEKERRRLMQNQSMNTPGASISLSRPSLKEFRDNLEQQHIAAQQKAALQHAHAHSSGFFITQDSSFGNLILPVLPRLEPES, from the exons ATGCAACTCAACAAGACGATAC CCTTCCCAAACAAGACGCGAGTGGCAATCCTggcagagctggagaaggagaggaggaggctaaTGCAGAATCAGTCCATGAACACACCTGGAGCCAG CATCTCGCTGTCCAGGCCAAGCCTGAAGGAGTTCAGGGACAACTTAGAGCAGCAGCACATCGCTGCCCAGCAGAAGGCTGCcctgcag catgcacacgcacactcatCAGGCTTCTTCATCACTCAGGACTCCTCGTTCGGGAACCTCATCCTCCCCGTCCTTCCACGCCTGGAGCCTGAGTCGTGA
- the LOC139349146 gene encoding coiled-coil domain-containing protein 106, protein MSDLVQTTSDGLCKLVRWAHSHGTICNLIPSLQHLTCGSYVLTPEPGPHGSSVPVAVWGCGAGHAYHWPLSDHGNGSANKNQGQERFVGGRLSNKVTVRASCDLSYSDAASEGEEFSSRLFDIAGCDSSATDEDGDYEPRPSRKRGGAPGGAAVGKKVKQEAASAEDYDTAANITSMGLAVTATVDVSQACQAPNTHSQITHTLLPNKPLAPCPLTGQDLGCEGLLNPEMEPPGGGSCMAQAERCSSATEATEKMAGEQNELEKLRELLCAERSRNQQMTEIISSLKQDKELLQHELTKKAELICDFLQDKLRPEKRRTHCSNQMEPGSSHMTSTDDVAGFDSSTLFDSFEEMELHPLERHRILKSKRSRDGENTRVRMKNVVGVIARYMAALQEFRRSVSMKVAFDRVGVDRNTISRTAAIAELSLAAPEVFHALAPWDEKEETLAHYAHRCRQAMDDNIKAKIKTMKAKGELLPIVSK, encoded by the exons ATGTCCGACCTGGTTCAGACCACCTCTGATGGTCTGTGTAAACTCGTCCGCTGGGCTCACAGCCACGGCACCATCTGCAACCTCATCCCTAGCCTGCAGCACCTCACCTGTGGCTCCTACGTGCTGACACCAGAACCCGGTCCCCATGGCAGCAGCGTCCCTGTCGCTGTGTGGGGTTGTGGCGCTGGACACGCCTACCACTGGCCCCTCAGTGACCATGGCAATGGCTCAGCGAATAAAAACCAGGGCCAGGAGAGGTTTGTTGGAGGGCGTCTGTCCAATAAG GTGACAGTGAGGGCGTCATGTGACCTCTCTTATAGCGATGCTGCATCGGAGGGGGAGGAGTTCAGCAGCCGGCTGTTTGACATTGCTGGATGTGATTCGTCGGCCACAGACGAAGATGGCGACTATGAGCCCCGCCCATCCAGGAAAAGAGGCGGGGCACCAGGCGGAGCGGCTGTGGGGAAGAAGGTGAAGCAGGAAGCAGCCTCAGCGGAGGATTATGACACTGCTGCTAACATCACCAGCATGGGGCTAGCAGTGACAGCCACTGTGGATGTTTCGCAGGCTTGTCAGGCACcgaacacacactctcaaatcacacacacactgttgcctaACAAGCCCCTCGCGCCCTGCCCTCTGACTGGACAGGATCTGGGGTGTGAGGGATTACTGAACCCAGAGATGGAGCCGCCGGGAGGAGGCAGCTGCATGGCGCAGGCCGAGAGATGCAGCTCCGCCACAGAGGCTACAGAGAAGATGGCAG GGGAGCAGAATGAGCTGGAGAAGCTGCGAGAGTTACTCTGTGCAGAACGCAGCCGTAACCAGCAGATGACGGAGATCATCTCCAGCCTGAAGCAGgacaaagagctgctgcagcacgaACTCACGAAAAAGGCCGAACTCATCTGTGACTTCCTGCAGGACAAACTGCGGCCAG AGAAGAGGCGGACTCATTGCTCCAACCAGATGGAACCGGGAAGTTCACACATGACCTCCACTGATGATGTGGCAGGTTTTGATTCGTCTACACTGTTTGACTCGTTTGAGGAAATGGAGCTTCACCCTCTGGAGCGCCACAGGATCCTGAAGAGCAAGAGGAGCCGGGATGGAGAAAACACCAGAGTCAGGA TGAAAAACGTGGTGGGTGTGATAGCGCGCTACATGGCGGCCCTCCAAGAGTTTCGCCGCAGTGTTTCTATGAAGGTGGCCTTTGACCGGGTCGGCGTGGACCGCAACACCATCTCCCGCACGGCGGCCATTGCTGAGCTCAGCTTGGCCGCTCCGGAGGTGTTTCACGCACTGGCACCGTgggatgagaaggaggagaccCTGGCACATTATGCCCACCGCTGCCGACAGGCCATGGACGACAACATTAAAGCCAAGATCAAAACGATGAAGGCAAAAGGCGAACTGCTGCCCATTGTGTCCAAGTGA